AAAGCATTATCTCCCGCCGCTGGTTAGGGCTTTCCCGTGTTTTGGGACTCGTCAGTGGGCTTTTAATTGTTGCTCAAGCCTGGCTGTTAGCCAGAATGTTGCAGCACATGATCATGGATAACATCCCCCGTGAGGCCCTGCTTTTACTTTTCGTTATCCTGATTCTGATTTTTGTCTTGCGCGCGTGGGTCGTGTGGCTACGTGAAAAAGTTGGTTTTTACGCGGGGTTGCACATTCGTCAGGAAATTCGCCGAAAAGTGCTCGATCGCGTGCATCAAGCGGGCCCCGCCTGGATTCAGGGAAAACCTGTCGGCAGTTGGGCAACTCTTGTGCTGGAACAAATCGAGGATATGCACGATTACTACGCTCGCTATCTACCGCAAATGTCGCTTGCGGTAATCGTACCCGTGCTAGTTCTCATCGCTATTTTCCCGTCTAACTGGGTTGCAGCCCTGATTTTGCTCTGCACCGCACCGCTGATCCCGCTGTTTATGGCGATGGTGGGAATGGGCGCGGCAGATGCTAACCGTCGTAACTTCCAGGCGCTTGCGCGTCTGAGCGGGCATTTCCTTGACCGTCTTCGTGGCATGGAAACATTGCGTTTGTTTAACCGTGGCGCTGCTGAAACGGAGAATATCCGTGCCGCTTCCCAGGATTTCCGCCAGCGCACGATGGAAGTACTTCGCCTTGCGTTCCTGTCCTCCGGCGTGCTGGAGTTCTTCGCCTCTTTATCCATCGCACTGGTCGCGGTTTACTTTGGTTTCTCGTATCTTGGCGAGTTAAACTTTGGCCACTACAGCACTGGCGTAACGCTTTTTGCCGGTTTCCTGGCCCTGATTCTGGCACCAGAATTTTTCCAACCTCTGCGCGATCTGGGCACCTTTTATCATGCAAAAGCGCAGGCTGTAGGTGCTGCCGATAGCCTGATGACATTCCTTGATTCGCCATTGCAGCAACGTACGCAAGGCACAGCAAAGTTCAACAATAACGAGCCAATCTGCATTGAAGCCCGTGATTTGGTCATTCTTTCAACCGAAGATAAAATTCTGGCGGGACCACTGAACTTCACCCTTTCAGCCGGAAAACGCGTAGTGCTGGTTGGGCAAAGCGGGGCAGGTAAAAGTTCGCTACTCAATGTGTTGTCTGGTTTTTTACCGTATCAAGGTCAGGTGCTGATCAACGGTGTTGAGCTTTCAGCGCTGGATTCGAAATGGTGG
The nucleotide sequence above comes from Buttiauxella selenatireducens. Encoded proteins:
- the cydD gene encoding heme ABC transporter permease/ATP-binding protein CydD, with the translated sequence MNKTRQQELSRWLKQQSIISRRWLGLSRVLGLVSGLLIVAQAWLLARMLQHMIMDNIPREALLLLFVILILIFVLRAWVVWLREKVGFYAGLHIRQEIRRKVLDRVHQAGPAWIQGKPVGSWATLVLEQIEDMHDYYARYLPQMSLAVIVPVLVLIAIFPSNWVAALILLCTAPLIPLFMAMVGMGAADANRRNFQALARLSGHFLDRLRGMETLRLFNRGAAETENIRAASQDFRQRTMEVLRLAFLSSGVLEFFASLSIALVAVYFGFSYLGELNFGHYSTGVTLFAGFLALILAPEFFQPLRDLGTFYHAKAQAVGAADSLMTFLDSPLQQRTQGTAKFNNNEPICIEARDLVILSTEDKILAGPLNFTLSAGKRVVLVGQSGAGKSSLLNVLSGFLPYQGQVLINGVELSALDSKWWREQLSWVGQNPQLPAPTIRENVLLAAPDASADQLNAALAKASVNEFLPLLPQGVDTPLGEAAARLSVGQAQRVAVARALLVPCGLLLLDEPAASLDAHSEQRVMDALSSASRQQTTLMVTHQLDYINDWDEVWVMREGRIVQQGDFATLAAQEGPFATLLAHRQEEI